A window of the Aspergillus flavus chromosome 6, complete sequence genome harbors these coding sequences:
- a CDS encoding putative tRNA exportin, protein MASQTPAWILTGQKGISSLKFVENHPLPTLGGHDVRIKIHAASLNYRDLAIALFALASGATAIATTSNDAKASKLKSLGAHDLIVANAIEIAWNPSSDQALKAQAFDYLNQLRTDPSGWQVCLALFTKTPQHSEIIRHVALEVVNSAAQAGLIDPQALGYVRDGLMNYLRQVYGQENANPDPPNIQNKIAQTITFLFSALYGSGWESFFDDLLSLTYKGASSTSPDNMLGIVFYLRVVNSIHDEIGDVLVSRSRTEQDRANSLKDLIRMRDMQKIASSWQQILSEWRDGNDLIVEMCLKAVGSWVGWIDISLVVNQTMLDLLFQQLARAQKAELRAGEEKVRDAAVDVFTEIIGKKMKPEDKIDMIIFLNLDTIVSQLSNSPPLCENRFTFKYDTDLAETVAKLVNSTVVDIVRALEQENISAECREKANGLLQAFLPHILRYFSDEYDEVCSTVIPCGSDLLQYLRKVSKTDPSLTAQHSPILLPI, encoded by the exons ATGGCATCTCAAACCCCAGCATGGATCCTCACTGGCCAAAAAGGAATCTCAAGCCTCAAATTCGTTGAGAATCATCCTCTCCCTACTCTGGGGGGCCATGATGTACGGATCAAAATCCATGCAGCATCTTTGAATTACCGTGATCTTGCTATTGCATTG TTTGCCCTAGCTTCGGGTGCAACGGCGATAGCAACAACTAGCAACGACGCTAAAGCGTCCAAGTTAAAATCATTAGGTGCACACGACTTGATT GTAGCGAATGCCATAGAAATCGCCTGGAATCCTTCCTCAGACCAAGCCCTCAAGGCGCAAGCCTTTGATTACCTGAACCAACTCCGTACCGACCCCTCGGGATGGCAAGTCTGCCTCGCCCTCTTCACAAAGACTCCCCAGCACTCTGAGATCATACGACATGTAGCACTAGAGGTGGTAAACAGTGCCGCCCAGGCTGGACTGATTGACCCTCAGGCTCTAGGATATGTCCGGGACGGCCTCATGAACTACCTCCGCCAGGTTTATGGACAGGAGAATGCAAACCCAGATCCTCCCAATATTCAGAACAAAATCGCCCAGACGAttaccttcctcttctcggCACTCTACGGTAGCGGCTGGGAGTCCTTCTTCGATGATCTCTTGAGCTTAACATACAAGGGTGCCTCCAGCACGTCGCCTGACAATATGCTGGGAATTGTATTCTACCTTCGAGTCGTCAATTCTATCCACGATGAAATTGGTGATGTCCTCGTTTCCAGGTCTCGCACGGAACAGGATAGGGCAAACTCGCTAAAGGACCTCATTCGAATGAGGGACATGCAAAAGATCGCAAGCTCATGGCAACAGATTTTGTCAGAATGGCGGGACGGCAACGACTTGATCGTAGAAATGTGTTTGAAGGCAGTTGGTTCCTGGGTTGGCTGGATTGATATCAGCCTCGTGGTCAATCAGACAATGCTCGATCTCTTGTTCCAGCAACTGGCCCGGGCACAGAAGGCGGAGCTCAGggcaggagaagagaaggtgcGGGATGCAGCAGTCGACGTTTTTACGGAAATTATCGGCAAAAAGATGAAGCCGGAGGATAAGATTGATATGATTATTTTCTTGAATCTGGACACCATCGTTTCTCAGCTCTCCAACAGCCCCCCTCTTTGTGAGAATAGGTTTACCTTCAAATACGATACGGATCTGGCTGAAACAGTTGCGAAGCTAGTCAATAGTACAGTGGTTGATATTGTACGGGCTTTGGAACAGGAGAACATCTCCGCAGAATGCAGGGAGAAGGCCAATGGGCTATTGCAGGCTTTCCTTCCGCACATCCTGAGATACTTTTCCGATGAATACGACGAGGTCTGCTCGACCGTCATCCCCTGTGGCAGCGACCTCCTTCAATACTTGAGAAAGGTCTCCAAGACCGACCCTTCTCTTACCGCCCAGCATTCTCCCATCTTACTCCCTATC